A region from the Excalfactoria chinensis isolate bCotChi1 chromosome 11, bCotChi1.hap2, whole genome shotgun sequence genome encodes:
- the ATMIN gene encoding ATM interactor produces the protein MAAAGRRGGGPGQPPVGDPPPARELVRPSVTELSQVRTNILCTVPGCGKVLPNSPALNMHLSKAHRLQDGKFNAPIRKGLKTPQKFYCCPIEGCPRGPNRPFSQFSLVKQHFMKMHAEKKHKCDKCSNSYGTEWYLKRHIEDCGKTFRCTCGCPYASRPALLSHIYRTGHEIPEEHRDPPSKKRKMETSVHNQQLAEKGNKAFIDTHSNNPGTQELESSEVKLVASFEGSCNSNFTKQVHPKCTPKMLLPKPKVALVKLPVMQFAHLPVYVSATDSSVKPVVVAVDNQGSVVSTVHLLPQSVGILIPALEAETLVFKDTMPVSKVTNSGDNEAVSTGVQVDLDKVTSNSPGQELGNVCHKNKISSINVQTDLSYISQNFVPAAAWTPDSSVSSCSQTDLSFSSQVSLPISVQTQTLLPASKVTSSIAAQTDDFSQACFPTCGISRETQTSRTQDSIDGRAQMDQAVMCSDIFENVHSSYNVATQIELPENNLMTTNIDQTLLQRNNCKSLNQDTVKSESLIGFNTQANILPPQNTMDNQTQTMDLLSDLENIFSGNMSGQTLDNRGLLSETSSNADTHLPSGSSQSTGIDFDIEEFFSASNIQTQTEESELGTLPSEPVLESLDIETQTDFLFSDSATQSYSCRGNSNFLGLEMFDTQTQTDLNFFLDSNTHLPLGSILKQSSFSMSTDSSDTETQTEVYPATKNVPNQNIESKVQLNSAETQTMDSCFENLGNLFLTSNETQTAMDDFLLADLAWNTMESQFSSVETQTCEELCSLFQSSDKPSH, from the exons atggcggcggcggggaggcGCGGCGGGGGCCCGGGGCAGCCACCCGTGGGGgacccgccgcccgcccgcgaACTGGTGCGGCCCTCGGTGACGGAGCTGTCCCAAGTGAGGACCAACATCCTGTGCACCGTGCCCGGCTGCGGGAAGGTGCTGCCCAACAGCCCGGCCCTCAACATGCACCTCAGCAAGGCCCACCGGCTCCAG GATGGAAAATTTAATGCACCAATAAGGAAGGGTTTGAAAACCCCACAGAAATTCTACTGCTGCCCTATTGAAGGCTGCCCCAGAGGACCAAACAGGCCATTTTCCCAATTTTCTCttgtaaaacag CACTTTATGAAGATGCATGCTGAAAAGAAGCACAAATGTGATAAATGTAGTAACTCCTATGGTACAGAATGGTATTTGAAACGGCATATAGAGGACTGTGGCAAGACTTTCCGGTGTACTTGTGGGTGCCCCTATGCCAGCAGACCGGCATTACTGTCTCATATTTACAGAACTGGACATGAAATTCCTGAGGAACACAG GGATCCTCCtagtaagaaaaggaaaatggaaacttCTGTACATAATCAGCAGTtggcagagaaaggaaataaagcattcaTCGATACACACAGTAATAACCCTGGGACTCAGGAGCTGGAGTCATCTGAAGTGAAACTAGTGGCATCTTTTGAAGGTTCCTGCAATTCTAACTTCACAAAGCAAGTGCACCCGAAATGTACGCCGAAGATGCTTTTGCCAAAGCCCAAGGTGGCTTTGGTTAAACTTCCAGTGATGCAGTTTGCTCACTTGCCTGTGTATGTATCTGCAACAGATTCTTCTGTCAAGCCTGTTGTAGTGGCTGTTGATAATCAAGGTTCAGTTGTAAGTACTGTTCATTTATTGCCTCAATCTGTGGGAATTCTGATTCCAGCACTGGAGGCGGAAACACTTGTATTTAAAGATACTATGCCAGTTTCAAAAGTGACAAATTCTGGTGATAACGAAGCAGTAAGTACTGGTGTACAAGTCGACTTGGATAAGGTTACGTCAAATAGCCCAGGACAAGAGCTGGGGAATGTTTGTCACAAGAATAAAATTTCTTCAATAAATGTACAGACTGACTTATCTTATATTTCTCAAAATTTTGTACCAGCTGCGGCCTGGACTCCTGATTCTTCTGTATCTTCTTGTTCTCAGACAGATCTGTCATTTAGTTCACAGGTTTCGTTACCCATCAGTGTACAAACGCAGACATTGCTGCCTGCTTCCAAAGTGACTTCATCCATAGCTGCTCAGACTGATGATTTTAGTCAGGCTTGTTTTCCAACATGTGGCATTTCTAGAGAGACTCAAACCAGTAGGACACAGGATTCTATCGATGGACGAGCACAAATGGACCAGGCTGTAATGTGCAGTGACATCTTTGAAAATGTTCATTCATCATATAACGTTGCTACTCAAATTGAACTTCcagaaaataacttaatgaCAACAAATATAGATCAAACCTTGCTGCAAAGGAATAATTGCAAGAGCCTCAATCAAGACACAGTGAAGTCTGAATCTCTTATTGGCTTCAATACCCAGGCTAATATACTTCCACCTCAAAATACGATGGATAATCAAACCCAGACAATGGACTTGCTAAGTGATCTGGAAAATATCTTTTCAGGAAACATGTCTGGCCAGACACTGGATAATCGTGGCCTTTTGTCTGAGACTAGTTCTAATGCTGACACGCATCTGCCATCTGGTTCATcacaaagcactggaatagacttTGACATTGAAGAGTTCTTTTCAGCATCCAATATCCAAACTCAGACTGAAGAGAGTGAGCTTGGTACCCTACCCTCCGAGCCAGTTCTGGAGTCACTGGACATTGAAACTCAAactgatttcttattttcagataGTGCCACTCAATCATATAGCTGCAGAGGAAATTCTAACTTCTTAGGCTTGGAGATGTTTGATACGCAGACGCAGACAGACTTGAATTTCTTTCTGGACAGCAATACCCATCTGCCTTTAGGAAGTATTCTGAAGCAGTCTAGTTTCTCCATGAGCACTGACTCATCAGATACAGAAACCCAGACAGAAGTATATCCTGCCACTAAAAACGTACCTAATCAGAACATAGAAAGCAAAGTCCAGCTCAATAGTGCTGAAACACAGACTATGGATAGCTGCTTTGAGAATCTTGGGAATTTATTCCTTACCAGCAACGAGACGCAGACAGCAATGGATGACTTCCTTCTAGCTGACTTAGCCTGGAATACAATGGAGTCCCAGTTCAGTTCAGTAGAAACACAGACCTGTGAAGAGCTGTGCTCCTTATTTCAGAGCTCTGACAAGCCCAGTCATTGA